From a region of the Verrucomicrobiia bacterium genome:
- a CDS encoding pseudouridine synthase: MLVRLQKYLAEAGIASRRRCEQLIEAGQVSVNGRPSRVLGTKIDPARDSVTVDGKPVVLERKVYIALHKPVGCVCTNADTHGRKRAVDLLPGSLPRLYTVGRLDKDSEGLLFLTNDGTFSLRLTHPRYKMSKTYFVEVEGELKKAEIARLLRGVRSDGELLRAEKIFQVRAQVHGTELRLILSEGKKRQIRRMMAAVGHPVTRLVRLAVGPIELGNLATSQWRHLTHEEVDKLTQFSPADLRP; encoded by the coding sequence GTGCTCGTCCGCCTGCAAAAGTATCTTGCGGAAGCGGGCATTGCCTCGCGGCGTCGTTGCGAGCAGCTCATCGAAGCTGGCCAGGTTTCGGTCAATGGCCGACCGAGCCGCGTCCTCGGCACCAAGATTGATCCCGCGCGCGATTCCGTGACCGTGGACGGCAAGCCGGTCGTGCTCGAGCGCAAGGTTTATATTGCGCTGCACAAGCCCGTCGGTTGCGTGTGCACCAACGCCGATACTCATGGGCGCAAGCGGGCGGTCGATTTGCTGCCGGGGTCGCTGCCGCGGCTCTACACCGTCGGACGGCTTGACAAGGATTCCGAGGGTCTGTTGTTCCTGACCAACGACGGCACTTTTAGCTTGCGGCTCACGCACCCCCGTTACAAGATGAGCAAGACCTATTTCGTGGAGGTCGAGGGGGAATTGAAGAAGGCTGAGATCGCACGCCTGCTGAGGGGGGTTCGTAGTGACGGCGAGTTGTTGCGCGCCGAAAAAATCTTCCAGGTGCGGGCGCAAGTTCATGGTACGGAACTGCGGCTGATTCTCAGTGAAGGAAAGAAACGACAAATTCGCAGGATGATGGCAGCGGTTGGGCATCCCGTGACGCGCCTCGTGCGGCTGGCGGTCGGCCCGATTGAGTTGGGGAATCTGGCAACATCACAATGGAGGCATCTTACTCATGAAGAAGTGGACAAACTTACACAATTTTCGCCGGCAGATCTTCGTCCTTAG
- a CDS encoding SH3 domain-containing protein: MKKWTNLHNFRRQIFVLSALAVAASWIVSATRADSGGAVPAVAAPVSETGRGTIKGQHSNVRSRPSLSAEVVTQLHKGETVDVLDHKTVTEREKSVDWLRIALPAAAKCYVSAKHLTGGAANVENLNVRCGPGSNYRDVGKLSKGTKVEVVEKKGEWVQIRPTPECSGWIAAELVDVEAAPRAAAPPASTSEVVTPPVAASPIPAPAAPAVSVVNADPDILVTYVVKDGYLAAVNEPNAPATFELRTTEADRLSFRIAYLETSETNLKRFEGKHVRVVGTQRWRKGERYPVIAIERIDMVW, from the coding sequence ATGAAGAAGTGGACAAACTTACACAATTTTCGCCGGCAGATCTTCGTCCTTAGCGCGCTTGCCGTCGCGGCGTCTTGGATCGTGTCCGCCACTCGCGCCGATTCCGGTGGAGCCGTTCCGGCCGTCGCTGCCCCGGTATCCGAAACAGGCCGCGGCACAATCAAGGGCCAGCACAGCAACGTTCGCTCACGCCCGAGCCTGAGCGCGGAGGTCGTCACCCAGCTTCACAAAGGCGAGACCGTGGACGTGCTCGACCACAAGACAGTGACCGAGCGGGAAAAGTCGGTGGATTGGTTGCGGATCGCCTTGCCCGCGGCGGCGAAATGCTACGTCAGCGCCAAGCATCTCACCGGCGGAGCCGCCAACGTCGAGAACCTGAATGTGCGGTGCGGTCCCGGCTCGAATTACCGCGACGTCGGAAAGCTGTCGAAAGGCACGAAGGTCGAGGTGGTGGAGAAAAAGGGCGAGTGGGTGCAAATCCGGCCGACGCCAGAGTGCAGCGGTTGGATTGCGGCCGAGCTGGTAGATGTTGAAGCCGCTCCGCGCGCGGCCGCGCCACCCGCCAGCACGTCGGAGGTCGTAACGCCGCCAGTTGCCGCGTCGCCAATACCGGCGCCGGCGGCGCCAGCCGTCAGTGTTGTGAATGCCGACCCGGACATTCTGGTCACCTACGTGGTAAAGGACGGATATTTGGCCGCGGTGAATGAGCCGAATGCGCCGGCGACTTTCGAATTGCGCACGACCGAGGCGGACCGCCTCAGCTTTCGCATCGCGTATCTGGAGACTTCCGAGACGAATTTGAAGAGGTTCGAGGGCAAACACGTTCGCGTGGTCGGGACCCAACGCTGGCGCAAAGGCGAGCGGTACCCGGTCATCGCCATCGAGCGTATCGACATGGTTTGGTAA
- a CDS encoding bifunctional 5,10-methylenetetrahydrofolate dehydrogenase/5,10-methenyltetrahydrofolate cyclohydrolase — translation MSGKLIDGKAIAEQINAETIAEIARLKDQYRLTPGLAVVLVGEDPGSATYVSMKDKMCTRLGLHSERVNLPASTSEGELLAILNDLNFKREVHGILVQSPLPPQISATTIFAAIDPSKDVDGFHPLNIGKLALGDPTGFIPCTPAGVHELLVRSGVKIDGAHVAVLGRSRIVGRPLSLILSQKTSNANATVTVCHSRSRNLAEICRSADILIAAIGAPHFVNADMVRDGAVVIDVGVNRVEDKAVEKGYRIVGDVAFDAVAPKASLITPVPGGVGPMTIAMLMHNTVRAARMRHGAG, via the coding sequence ATGTCTGGGAAACTCATCGACGGCAAAGCCATCGCCGAGCAGATCAATGCCGAGACTATCGCTGAGATCGCGCGCCTGAAGGATCAGTATCGGCTGACTCCGGGTCTTGCCGTGGTCCTTGTCGGTGAAGATCCTGGCAGCGCCACATATGTTTCGATGAAGGACAAGATGTGCACCCGCCTCGGGCTGCACTCCGAGCGCGTCAATCTACCAGCGTCCACAAGTGAAGGCGAGTTGCTCGCCATCCTCAACGACCTGAACTTCAAGCGTGAAGTCCATGGGATTCTTGTTCAATCACCCTTGCCACCGCAAATCTCGGCGACGACCATTTTCGCGGCGATCGATCCCAGTAAGGATGTCGATGGCTTTCACCCGCTGAACATCGGCAAACTTGCGCTGGGCGATCCGACCGGTTTCATCCCCTGCACGCCCGCGGGTGTTCATGAACTCCTCGTTCGCAGCGGAGTGAAGATTGACGGCGCGCACGTTGCGGTGCTTGGTCGCAGCCGCATCGTCGGCCGTCCGCTGTCCCTGATTCTCTCGCAGAAGACCTCGAACGCCAATGCCACGGTCACGGTGTGTCACTCGCGGAGCCGGAACCTTGCGGAGATCTGCCGGTCGGCTGATATTTTGATTGCGGCAATTGGTGCGCCACACTTTGTAAACGCCGACATGGTGCGCGATGGCGCCGTCGTCATCGACGTGGGTGTCAACCGAGTCGAGGACAAAGCGGTCGAAAAAGGTTACCGCATTGTGGGGGACGTGGCCTTCGACGCAGTCGCGCCGAAAGCATCGCTGATCACGCCCGTGCCCGGCGGCGTTGGTCCGATGACCATCGCCATGCTCATGCACAACACTGTCCGTGCGGCCAGGATGAGGCACGGGGCCGGGTGA
- a CDS encoding HEAT repeat domain-containing protein: MRKPGTLLLVASLLLGCSTEKLPPFQSVSPSALPETLLPEPTELQSNQLARLDTQLRGPIDHLNLSWVADMGIVAVPACLREAGDNTLSVDARDLILIVLGNALKKAGFREHPGARNDLVVPVLLQELDDKEPRVQRSAAFAARFVDDARLVPPLHLLLGAPDIVQEQAVLALGTSGRETEVLPIAKLFFGTSSGKFRYSCLYSLATMCLRHDVDVASVLQQNAGSFGEKNLPNVESVQGRFVEFKAITALVRELSSSAAAQRREADERLRKLTGKQVAFDPTGDETARARGIEEWQNYLLNYYWLVPPPSKS; encoded by the coding sequence GTGAGAAAACCCGGTACGCTGTTGCTCGTGGCGTCCCTCCTTCTTGGTTGCAGCACTGAAAAACTGCCGCCCTTTCAATCAGTGTCACCATCGGCGCTGCCCGAGACATTGCTCCCCGAGCCAACGGAACTTCAGAGCAATCAACTGGCGCGTCTCGATACGCAGTTGCGGGGTCCCATTGACCATCTCAATCTCTCGTGGGTGGCGGACATGGGAATCGTGGCGGTTCCAGCCTGCCTGCGAGAAGCGGGTGACAACACCTTATCCGTCGACGCGCGGGATTTGATCTTGATCGTGCTGGGAAACGCGTTAAAGAAGGCCGGGTTTCGCGAGCATCCCGGCGCGAGGAACGATCTTGTAGTTCCAGTCCTGCTCCAGGAGCTGGATGACAAGGAGCCACGTGTGCAGCGCTCGGCAGCCTTCGCCGCGCGGTTTGTGGACGATGCGCGACTGGTTCCGCCGCTGCATCTGTTGCTGGGCGCGCCGGATATCGTGCAGGAACAGGCTGTGCTGGCGCTTGGTACGAGTGGACGCGAGACGGAGGTGTTGCCGATCGCAAAACTGTTTTTTGGGACGTCGAGTGGCAAGTTCCGCTATTCGTGTTTGTACTCGCTGGCGACGATGTGCTTGCGGCACGACGTGGATGTTGCGTCGGTGCTGCAACAGAATGCCGGCAGTTTCGGCGAGAAGAACCTCCCAAATGTGGAGAGTGTCCAGGGAAGATTTGTCGAATTCAAGGCCATCACGGCGCTCGTCAGGGAACTATCGTCGAGCGCGGCGGCCCAGCGGCGTGAGGCGGACGAGAGGTTGCGCAAACTCACCGGCAAACAGGTCGCGTTTGATCCCACGGGCGACGAAACGGCGCGAGCGCGTGGGATCGAAGAATGGCAGAACTATCTCCTGAATTATTACTGGCTGGTTCCACCACCTTCCAAATCTTGA
- a CDS encoding glycosyltransferase family 87 protein, giving the protein MAELSPELLLAGSTTFQILKSNTETQDRKRRACLLQTLALGLALFGILHIARDLPARAKGNDFAHYYISSRLLLTGADLYSTPLQPEYERLGFRYTHPIPTATNPPLLVAIFAPLALLPPIAAFWIWVMLEIFSLCWILMLTWRLSADRLSLPARWLVCAAMIASAPVYWHFFFSQCQLPIAAIILLAYWCLRNGRPVSACVAATTTVWFKLFPVVLLPWFLWRSSREWKTRWKCAGAVLAWSAALVLASGLGNWQQFWTRGMKVVDDWITWQRHFNFTVPSFVKNAAWSLHSFDPQWSALHAWANIGAIIGLALVILAYGICWKNERREVGVDLESEFCLMTVVMLAGISEAWGHYYVLLIFPAAMAVARVGRSPTPGQVVTLGLALVMLNLMGDWRSPWLEFAVSYIPLYGLLLLGTLFAYQVCSDAVVTAPPRFAAGR; this is encoded by the coding sequence ATGGCAGAACTATCTCCTGAATTATTACTGGCTGGTTCCACCACCTTCCAAATCTTGAAATCAAACACCGAAACTCAGGATCGGAAACGGCGTGCGTGCCTGCTGCAAACGCTGGCGCTGGGCCTTGCGCTGTTCGGCATCCTGCATATCGCTCGTGACTTGCCAGCGCGCGCCAAAGGGAACGATTTCGCGCACTACTATATCTCCAGCCGCTTGCTGCTGACCGGCGCTGATCTCTACTCCACGCCGTTACAACCAGAGTACGAGCGGTTGGGATTCCGCTACACACATCCGATCCCGACTGCTACAAATCCGCCACTGCTTGTTGCCATCTTCGCACCCCTTGCACTGCTCCCGCCAATCGCGGCATTCTGGATCTGGGTAATGTTGGAAATATTCAGTCTGTGCTGGATCTTGATGCTTACCTGGCGCCTGTCAGCCGATCGGCTATCGCTCCCGGCGCGGTGGCTGGTGTGCGCGGCCATGATTGCTTCGGCACCGGTCTATTGGCATTTCTTCTTTTCGCAGTGCCAGTTGCCGATCGCTGCGATAATCCTCCTGGCGTACTGGTGTCTGCGGAATGGCCGGCCGGTAAGCGCCTGTGTAGCCGCAACAACAACGGTGTGGTTCAAGCTGTTTCCGGTGGTGCTGCTTCCGTGGTTCCTGTGGCGCTCCTCGCGAGAGTGGAAGACTCGCTGGAAATGCGCGGGCGCGGTTCTGGCGTGGAGCGCGGCATTGGTCCTGGCCAGTGGCTTGGGGAACTGGCAGCAGTTCTGGACGCGCGGAATGAAAGTGGTGGACGACTGGATCACGTGGCAGCGTCACTTCAATTTTACCGTGCCGTCTTTCGTGAAGAACGCCGCGTGGTCTCTCCATAGTTTCGATCCACAATGGAGCGCTTTGCACGCATGGGCCAACATCGGCGCCATCATCGGGTTGGCACTCGTCATCCTCGCGTACGGCATTTGCTGGAAGAACGAGCGGCGTGAGGTGGGCGTGGATCTTGAGTCCGAGTTCTGTTTAATGACCGTGGTAATGCTTGCCGGAATTTCCGAGGCGTGGGGTCATTATTATGTGCTGCTGATTTTTCCGGCTGCAATGGCCGTGGCGCGCGTGGGGCGAAGTCCAACTCCCGGCCAGGTCGTGACACTCGGGCTTGCACTCGTGATGCTGAACTTGATGGGTGACTGGCGAAGTCCGTGGCTGGAGTTTGCGGTCAGTTATATTCCACTGTATGGATTGCTGCTACTCGGCACGCTCTTTGCCTACCAGGTTTGTTCCGACGCCGTTGTGACTGCCCCGCCGCGTTTTGCCGCCGGCAGGTAG
- the glgP gene encoding alpha-glucan family phosphorylase, with protein MDKAPFKFRSTSMADIELPKEVSGLRELAYNLWWTWNPHARRMFSHIQPGLWAIYRNPVELLINIEPAHWEELLEDETFLSTYKSVLRDFETYMKSLNDTWFAKNHPGYQGGPFVYFSTEFGFHECLRIYSGGLGVLSGDHCKSASDLGIPFIGIGPLYKHGYFEQEIEPDGRQQHFYPAYDFSRLPVQPLLADNGRHLTVTVDFPDRPVYARIWLAQVGRVPVLLLDTDTNKNDPADRPITGQLYVSGREMRICQELVLGVGGVRALQVLGIEPACWHMNEGHSAFLGLERVRNCVKGGMNFADACKQVAKNAVFTTHTPVPAGNEAFDTGLIRKYYKKYCKEVGVTLDQLIDLGLPSPGQSQQPFSLTILALHLSTFCNGVSQLHGQVSNDMWRHIFKDLKSGENRIQAITNGIHTFTWMGYQMAELYDKYLTPAWRENLMDELFWKRGVANIPDKELWEVHNLQKESLIRFTRARERAHLARHGASPDDLRSVEELLDPQALTIGFARRFATYKRADLLLRDFDRLRAILKNPERPVQIIFAGKAHPADKPGQELIRRIFDISRNTDLHGHIVFIENYNMRVARMLVQGVEVWLNNPRRPHEASGTSGMKAPVNGGINFSIADGWWCEVQNPDAGWTIGKAEENPNADAQDHEDSESFYDILEEKIVPLFYERDANDLPVEWIKMMKASIAAVTPRFSTARMVRDYTEQAYLPAAKRGGAVTTASEQTW; from the coding sequence ATGGATAAAGCCCCTTTCAAATTCCGTTCGACATCGATGGCCGACATCGAACTGCCCAAGGAAGTCTCGGGGCTGCGCGAACTGGCGTACAACTTGTGGTGGACATGGAATCCCCACGCGCGCCGCATGTTCTCGCACATCCAACCCGGGCTGTGGGCGATCTATCGCAACCCGGTCGAGTTGTTGATCAACATCGAGCCGGCGCACTGGGAAGAGCTGCTGGAGGATGAGACGTTCCTCAGCACGTACAAGTCCGTGTTGCGCGATTTCGAGACGTACATGAAGTCGCTCAACGACACCTGGTTCGCCAAGAACCATCCCGGCTACCAGGGCGGGCCGTTTGTTTATTTCTCGACCGAATTCGGCTTTCACGAATGCCTGCGCATTTATTCCGGCGGCCTCGGCGTGCTCTCCGGCGATCACTGCAAGTCCGCCAGCGACCTGGGGATCCCCTTCATCGGCATCGGCCCGCTTTACAAGCATGGTTACTTCGAGCAGGAGATCGAGCCCGACGGACGGCAGCAGCATTTCTACCCGGCCTACGATTTTTCGCGCCTGCCCGTCCAGCCGTTGTTGGCTGACAATGGCCGGCACCTGACGGTCACCGTCGATTTCCCCGACCGTCCCGTGTACGCGCGTATCTGGCTGGCGCAGGTGGGTCGCGTGCCGGTCCTGCTATTGGACACGGACACCAACAAGAACGATCCCGCCGACCGCCCGATCACGGGCCAGCTTTATGTCAGCGGCCGGGAGATGCGCATCTGCCAGGAACTCGTCCTTGGCGTCGGCGGCGTGCGCGCACTGCAGGTGCTCGGTATCGAGCCGGCTTGCTGGCATATGAACGAAGGGCACAGCGCATTCCTCGGGCTGGAACGGGTCCGCAATTGCGTCAAGGGCGGGATGAACTTCGCCGATGCCTGCAAGCAGGTCGCGAAGAATGCCGTCTTTACGACCCACACACCGGTGCCGGCCGGTAACGAAGCGTTCGACACGGGGCTGATCCGCAAATACTACAAGAAGTACTGCAAGGAAGTCGGCGTCACGCTGGATCAACTCATCGACCTTGGCCTTCCGAGTCCCGGTCAAAGTCAGCAGCCATTCAGCCTGACCATTCTCGCACTGCATCTCTCGACTTTTTGCAACGGGGTCAGCCAGCTTCACGGCCAGGTCAGCAACGACATGTGGCGGCACATCTTCAAGGATTTGAAGTCCGGCGAGAATCGAATCCAGGCCATCACGAACGGCATTCACACGTTCACATGGATGGGCTACCAGATGGCGGAGCTTTACGACAAGTATCTCACCCCGGCCTGGCGCGAGAATCTCATGGACGAGCTTTTCTGGAAGCGCGGCGTCGCCAACATTCCCGACAAGGAGTTGTGGGAAGTCCACAACCTGCAGAAGGAAAGCTTGATCCGCTTCACGCGCGCTCGCGAACGCGCCCACCTGGCCCGACACGGCGCTTCGCCCGACGACCTGCGCAGTGTCGAGGAGTTGCTCGACCCGCAAGCGCTGACGATTGGTTTTGCCCGTCGGTTCGCCACCTACAAGCGCGCGGATTTGTTGCTCCGCGATTTCGATCGGCTGCGCGCGATCCTCAAGAACCCCGAGCGCCCGGTCCAGATCATTTTCGCCGGCAAGGCGCATCCGGCAGACAAACCGGGCCAGGAATTGATCCGCCGGATTTTCGACATTTCGAGAAACACGGATTTACACGGCCACATCGTCTTCATCGAGAACTACAACATGCGGGTCGCGCGCATGCTCGTGCAGGGCGTCGAGGTTTGGCTCAACAACCCCCGCCGTCCCCACGAGGCGAGCGGCACCAGTGGCATGAAAGCCCCGGTCAATGGCGGCATCAACTTTTCCATCGCGGATGGTTGGTGGTGTGAAGTGCAGAATCCCGACGCGGGTTGGACCATCGGCAAGGCGGAGGAGAATCCAAACGCAGACGCACAGGACCACGAGGACAGTGAGTCGTTCTACGATATCCTTGAGGAAAAGATCGTCCCATTGTTCTATGAGCGTGACGCGAACGATCTGCCGGTCGAGTGGATCAAGATGATGAAGGCTTCGATTGCTGCTGTCACCCCGCGGTTTTCGACCGCGCGGATGGTGCGCGATTACACGGAGCAAGCCTACCTGCCGGCGGCAAAACGCGGCGGGGCAGTCACAACGGCGTCGGAACAAACCTGGTAG
- a CDS encoding 4-hydroxy-3-methylbut-2-enyl diphosphate reductase, whose translation MSEPIVAEVPKPKRVNLRRPDIMEAVREEVELHYRSQIVEKLRQRGGELEAGGLKVRLAKEFGFCYGVERAIDLAYAARKVFPNQPIYILGEIIHNPEVNEQLVAMSIKFLSGPIKSASIDDLKEDDVVIIPAFGAEVATMDKLKAKGCQLVDTTCGDVMSVWKRVTQNAKERFTSIIHGKSKHEETKATSSRATSNNAGHYLVVLNIAETDYVCDYIRHNGNKAEFLAKFAGAMSPDFDPDLHLASIGVANQTTMLRSETEEIQRRLRRAMVDRYGETEIDQHYRMFDTICGATQERQDALIHLLQEPLDMMIVVGGYNSSNTSHLAEMSEERMPTFFIRNASKILSDKAILHFNLHKQEEVLAENWLPAGKLYVGITAGASCPNNLIDDTVRRLFNLRGVNVDGMIAASEAAAANP comes from the coding sequence GCGGCAGCGCGGCGGCGAACTGGAGGCGGGCGGGCTGAAGGTGCGCTTGGCGAAGGAATTCGGGTTCTGCTACGGCGTGGAGCGGGCCATCGACCTGGCGTACGCGGCGCGCAAGGTGTTCCCCAACCAGCCGATCTACATTCTCGGCGAGATCATCCATAATCCCGAGGTCAACGAGCAGCTCGTTGCGATGAGCATCAAGTTTCTCTCGGGTCCGATCAAGAGCGCGAGCATCGACGACCTGAAGGAAGACGACGTGGTGATCATCCCCGCGTTCGGCGCGGAAGTGGCGACGATGGACAAGTTGAAGGCGAAAGGCTGCCAGCTCGTGGATACGACCTGCGGCGATGTGATGAGCGTCTGGAAACGCGTCACGCAAAACGCGAAGGAAAGATTTACCTCGATCATTCACGGCAAATCCAAACACGAAGAAACGAAGGCGACGAGTTCGCGCGCCACGTCCAATAATGCCGGCCATTATCTCGTGGTGCTCAACATCGCGGAGACCGATTACGTTTGTGACTATATCCGCCACAACGGCAACAAGGCGGAATTCCTCGCGAAATTTGCCGGCGCGATGTCGCCGGACTTCGATCCCGACCTGCACCTGGCCTCCATCGGTGTGGCCAACCAGACGACGATGCTGCGCAGTGAGACCGAGGAGATCCAGCGGCGGTTGCGACGGGCGATGGTTGACCGTTATGGCGAGACCGAAATTGACCAGCACTACCGGATGTTCGACACCATCTGCGGCGCGACCCAGGAGCGACAGGACGCGTTGATCCACCTGCTGCAGGAGCCGCTCGACATGATGATCGTCGTCGGCGGGTACAACTCCAGCAACACCTCGCACCTCGCCGAGATGAGCGAGGAACGCATGCCCACTTTCTTCATTCGCAACGCCAGCAAGATTCTCTCGGACAAAGCGATTTTGCACTTCAACCTGCACAAGCAGGAGGAAGTGCTGGCCGAGAACTGGTTGCCGGCGGGGAAGCTCTACGTCGGCATCACCGCCGGCGCTTCCTGTCCGAATAATTTGATCGATGATACCGTCCGCCGTCTTTTCAACCTGCGCGGCGTCAACGTGGATGGCATGATCGCCGCCAGCGAAGCCGCGGCGGCGAACCCGTGA